A window of Streptomyces sp. SAI-127 contains these coding sequences:
- the pstS gene encoding phosphate ABC transporter substrate-binding protein PstS has protein sequence MKLQRKNRRALAFGALAVSGALALTACGSDDTSDGGGSSASSTANASSIKCDDAKGQLLADGSSAQKNAIDAWVKQFTQACGVQINYKGGGSGAGVTAFNNGQVAFAGSDSALKPEEVTASKKVCSGGQGIDLPMVGGPIALGINLSGVDKLTLDAPTIAKIFNAKISNWNDPAIAKLNPGVKLPDLKIQAFHRSDDSGTTDNFTKYLIATAKSDWPYEHGKTWVAKGGQSAAQSSGVAQQVKQTNGAIGYFELSYAKDGITPVSIDTGASAPVEPTVDNATKAIADAKVVGTGSDLALELNYGTKAEGAYPMVLVTYEIVCDKGNKSDTLAATKAFLRYTASEDGQKVLADNDYAPIPEDIIAKVRTTIEGLS, from the coding sequence GTGAAGCTTCAGCGCAAGAACCGGCGGGCCCTCGCCTTCGGTGCTCTCGCCGTCTCCGGCGCCCTGGCCCTCACGGCGTGCGGCTCGGACGACACCAGCGACGGTGGTGGCAGCAGCGCGTCCTCGACCGCCAATGCCAGCAGCATCAAGTGCGACGACGCCAAGGGCCAGCTGCTCGCCGACGGCTCCTCCGCGCAGAAGAACGCGATCGACGCCTGGGTCAAGCAGTTCACGCAGGCCTGTGGTGTTCAGATCAACTACAAGGGCGGCGGTTCCGGCGCGGGCGTCACCGCGTTCAACAACGGCCAGGTCGCCTTCGCGGGTTCCGACTCGGCGCTGAAGCCCGAAGAGGTCACGGCCTCCAAGAAGGTCTGCTCCGGCGGCCAGGGCATCGACCTCCCGATGGTCGGCGGCCCGATCGCCCTCGGCATCAACCTCTCCGGTGTCGACAAGCTCACGCTGGACGCGCCCACCATCGCCAAGATCTTCAACGCCAAGATCAGCAACTGGAACGACCCGGCGATCGCCAAGCTGAACCCGGGCGTGAAGCTCCCCGACCTGAAGATCCAGGCGTTCCACCGCTCGGACGACTCCGGCACCACGGACAACTTCACCAAGTACCTGATCGCCACCGCCAAGAGCGACTGGCCCTACGAGCACGGCAAGACCTGGGTGGCCAAGGGCGGCCAGTCCGCCGCGCAGTCCTCCGGTGTCGCCCAGCAGGTGAAGCAGACCAACGGCGCCATCGGCTACTTCGAGCTCTCCTACGCCAAGGACGGCATCACGCCGGTCAGCATCGACACCGGCGCCTCCGCCCCGGTCGAGCCCACCGTCGACAACGCCACCAAGGCCATCGCGGACGCCAAGGTCGTCGGCACCGGCTCGGACCTCGCGCTGGAGCTCAACTACGGGACCAAGGCCGAGGGTGCCTACCCGATGGTCCTCGTCACGTACGAGATCGTCTGCGACAAGGGCAACAAGTCCGACACCCTGGCCGCCACCAAGGCGTTCCTGCGCTACACCGCCTCCGAGGACGGCCAGAAGGTCCTCGCGGACAACGACTACGCGCCGATCCCCGAGGACATCATCGCCAAGGTCCGCACCACCATCGAGGGCCTGAGCTGA
- a CDS encoding trypsin-like peptidase domain-containing protein — translation MLPSVKRTPRLALHAAAVLLTVTSASEAVADDGAGPFGVTTVAAATSQNARVGALFDGKEHFCTASVVRSPHRNLLVTAAHCLDDTDGDLVFVPGYRDGRAPYGKWKVRERYMPEGWSTRQDEDSDVAFATVEGDIQDAVGGNRFVTGTATGATAVTVTGYPSSHDLPISCTNKPTAHSRTQQRVDCPEFTGGTSGSPWVNGNGQVVGVLGGHEQGGATADVSYSVVLGAEAAALYRDVVC, via the coding sequence ATGCTGCCCTCCGTGAAGCGCACGCCACGTCTGGCTCTCCACGCCGCCGCCGTCCTGCTCACCGTCACCTCGGCCTCCGAGGCGGTCGCCGACGACGGGGCGGGGCCCTTCGGGGTGACGACAGTCGCCGCGGCGACCTCGCAGAACGCCCGCGTGGGAGCCCTGTTCGACGGCAAGGAGCACTTCTGTACCGCCTCCGTCGTCCGCAGCCCGCACCGGAACCTCCTCGTCACCGCCGCGCACTGTCTCGACGACACCGACGGCGACCTCGTGTTCGTGCCCGGCTACCGGGACGGCAGAGCGCCGTACGGGAAATGGAAGGTGCGCGAGCGGTACATGCCCGAGGGGTGGTCCACGAGGCAGGACGAGGACAGTGATGTCGCCTTCGCCACGGTCGAGGGGGACATCCAGGACGCCGTCGGCGGGAACCGGTTCGTGACCGGCACCGCCACCGGGGCCACCGCGGTCACCGTCACCGGGTATCCCTCCTCCCATGACCTGCCGATCAGCTGCACCAACAAACCGACCGCGCACAGCCGCACCCAACAGCGCGTCGACTGCCCCGAGTTCACCGGCGGGACCAGCGGCAGTCCCTGGGTGAACGGGAACGGGCAGGTCGTGGGGGTGCTCGGCGGGCACGAGCAGGGCGGGGCGACGGCCGACGTGTCGTACAGCGTGGTCCTCGGGGCGGAGGCCGCCGCGCTCTACCGGGACGTGGTCTGCTGA
- a CDS encoding phosphatase PAP2 family protein — protein MAVLAESGSNPDVELLYDINGLAKDAPHWFDRVMEYVGEYGILFGMVLLILWCWWAGRRRGGEDAASSVAALVWAPLAAALAVLVNVPIRGFVERPRPFRAHEGLEVLVSGKTDYSFVSDHATITMAMAAGLFVVNRKFGLFGIALALLEGFCRVYMGVHYPTDVIGGFALGTAVALLLSPLAMALLTPVMKAVEGSSKGAWIVRARGTERGTSVIPGARQEAAASERDLAA, from the coding sequence ATGGCTGTTCTCGCCGAATCCGGGTCGAACCCCGACGTCGAACTGCTCTACGACATCAACGGCCTGGCCAAGGACGCCCCGCACTGGTTCGACCGGGTCATGGAGTACGTCGGGGAGTACGGCATCCTGTTCGGGATGGTGCTGCTCATCCTGTGGTGCTGGTGGGCGGGCCGCCGGCGTGGGGGTGAGGACGCGGCTTCCTCCGTGGCCGCGCTGGTGTGGGCGCCGCTCGCCGCCGCGCTGGCCGTGCTGGTGAACGTGCCCATAAGGGGATTCGTCGAGCGGCCCCGGCCGTTCCGGGCCCATGAGGGGCTCGAGGTCCTGGTTTCCGGGAAGACCGACTACTCCTTCGTGAGCGACCACGCGACGATCACCATGGCGATGGCCGCCGGGTTGTTCGTGGTCAACCGGAAGTTCGGGCTCTTCGGCATCGCGCTCGCGCTGCTCGAAGGGTTCTGCCGGGTGTACATGGGTGTGCACTATCCGACGGACGTCATCGGCGGGTTCGCGCTCGGGACGGCTGTGGCCCTGTTGTTGTCGCCGCTCGCGATGGCTCTTCTCACGCCGGTGATGAAGGCGGTCGAGGGGTCCTCGAAGGGGGCGTGGATCGTCCGCGCGCGAGGCACCGAGCGGGGAACCTCGGTGATCCCCGGGGCCCGGCAGGAGGCCGCGGCCTCCGAGAGGGATCTCGCCGCGTGA
- a CDS encoding bifunctional lytic transglycosylase/C40 family peptidase codes for MTVRKAWLVAGAVLGTGLSFVMLLVVGVYVVAGNLAGGVGGATRALAKGAVPAAYQNLVQKWGNLCPAINPALLAAQLYQESGFNPKAQSAAAAQGIAQFIPGTWATHGVDGDGDGDKDVWDPNDAIPSAASYDCSLASYVKDVPGNITENMLASYNAGAYAVIKYGGVPPYKETQNYVKTITTLEESFAAPVSRVDPSKQAAGAIYYAQKKLGTPYLWGGTGTAEQGGRFDCSGLTQASYESVGITLPRVANDQYNAGPHPARSELLPGDLVFFSKDPTNSRAIHHVGIYVGGGYMIDAPRTGAVIRFDPIDTSEYFGATRVTEDGAKALPTTV; via the coding sequence TTGACGGTGCGTAAGGCGTGGCTCGTGGCGGGCGCCGTTCTCGGGACGGGGCTCAGCTTCGTGATGCTGCTCGTCGTGGGGGTCTACGTCGTCGCCGGCAACCTCGCCGGCGGGGTGGGCGGAGCCACCAGGGCCCTGGCCAAGGGCGCTGTTCCGGCCGCCTATCAGAACCTGGTGCAGAAGTGGGGCAACCTCTGTCCCGCCATCAACCCGGCCCTGCTCGCCGCTCAGCTCTACCAGGAGAGCGGATTCAATCCGAAGGCCCAGAGTGCCGCGGCGGCGCAGGGAATAGCGCAGTTCATCCCGGGGACCTGGGCGACGCACGGGGTGGACGGGGACGGCGACGGCGACAAGGACGTATGGGATCCCAATGACGCGATTCCCTCCGCGGCTTCCTACGACTGCTCGCTCGCGTCCTATGTGAAGGACGTCCCGGGGAACATCACCGAGAACATGCTCGCCTCCTACAACGCGGGCGCGTACGCGGTCATCAAGTACGGGGGCGTGCCGCCGTACAAGGAAACCCAGAACTACGTGAAGACCATCACGACCCTGGAGGAGAGCTTCGCGGCGCCGGTGAGCCGGGTCGATCCCTCCAAGCAGGCCGCCGGGGCCATCTACTACGCGCAGAAGAAGCTCGGGACGCCCTATCTGTGGGGCGGGACCGGTACCGCCGAGCAGGGCGGGCGCTTCGACTGTTCCGGGCTGACGCAGGCCTCGTACGAGAGCGTGGGCATCACGCTGCCGCGCGTCGCGAACGACCAGTACAACGCCGGCCCGCATCCGGCCAGAAGTGAACTGCTGCCGGGGGACCTGGTGTTCTTCTCCAAGGACCCCACCAACTCCCGCGCCATCCACCATGTGGGGATTTATGTGGGCGGCGGGTACATGATCGACGCACCGAGAACGGGTGCTGTGATCCGGTTCGACCCGATCGACACTTCTGAGTACTTCGGCGCCACCCGGGTCACCGAAGATGGCGCGAAAGCACTGCCCACAACGGTGTGA
- the pstC gene encoding phosphate ABC transporter permease subunit PstC produces MDTTQITDAPPPTPQPTEAEQKRAARGATRPGDRIFLGFSRGSGILLLVIMAAIAGFLTYRASIAISKDDANFFTAFEWNTQLVPPKFGIAVLVFGTVVSSIIAMAIAVPIAVAIALFLTHYAPRRLSGPIAYVIDLLAAVPSIVYGLWGALILVPHMNGLYGWLDDYLGWTGIFSWQGGAPRSMLTVGILLAIMILPIITNVSREVFRQAPQMIEEAALALGATRWEVIRMAVIPFGRSGVISASMLGLGRALGETMAVATVLSPTFDIQASLLDPGGGTFAQNIASKFGEASETGRDALIASGLVLFVITLLVNGAARMIIARRKEYSGANA; encoded by the coding sequence ATGGACACCACACAGATAACTGACGCACCTCCCCCCACTCCCCAGCCCACCGAGGCCGAGCAGAAGCGCGCGGCCCGGGGCGCCACCCGACCCGGAGACCGGATCTTCCTCGGTTTCTCCCGCGGGTCGGGCATCCTGCTGCTGGTGATCATGGCCGCCATCGCCGGCTTCCTCACCTACCGCGCCTCGATCGCGATCAGCAAGGACGACGCCAACTTCTTCACCGCCTTCGAGTGGAACACCCAGCTCGTTCCGCCGAAGTTCGGCATCGCCGTCCTCGTCTTCGGCACGGTCGTCTCCTCGATCATCGCCATGGCCATCGCGGTCCCGATCGCGGTCGCCATCGCGCTGTTCCTCACGCACTACGCCCCGCGCAGGCTGAGCGGTCCCATCGCCTATGTGATCGACCTGCTCGCCGCCGTGCCGTCCATCGTCTACGGCCTCTGGGGCGCCCTGATCCTCGTCCCGCACATGAACGGCCTCTACGGCTGGCTCGACGACTACCTCGGCTGGACCGGCATCTTCTCCTGGCAGGGCGGCGCGCCCCGCTCGATGCTCACGGTCGGCATCCTGCTCGCGATCATGATCCTGCCGATCATCACCAACGTGAGCCGCGAGGTCTTCCGCCAGGCCCCGCAGATGATCGAAGAGGCGGCCCTCGCCCTCGGCGCCACCCGCTGGGAGGTCATCCGCATGGCGGTGATCCCCTTCGGCCGCTCCGGCGTGATCTCCGCCTCGATGCTGGGCCTCGGCCGCGCGCTCGGTGAGACGATGGCCGTGGCCACCGTGCTCTCGCCGACCTTCGACATCCAGGCCAGCCTGCTCGACCCGGGCGGCGGCACCTTCGCCCAGAACATCGCCAGCAAGTTCGGTGAGGCCAGCGAGACCGGCCGGGACGCGCTGATCGCCTCCGGCCTGGTGCTGTTCGTCATCACCCTGCTGGTCAACGGCGCGGCGCGCATGATCATCGCCCGCCGCAAGGAGTACTCGGGGGCCAACGCATGA
- a CDS encoding oxidoreductase — protein sequence MATDEQQKWNATRLPDQTGRTAVVTGANSGIGLRAAQALAGAGAHVVFAVRDPERGEAAARTVSGSTEVRRLDLADLSSVREFAAGWDRPLDLLINNAGVMMVPQQRTADGFEMQFGTNHLGHFALTNLLLPYVTDRVVTVSSGAHRWGDQRIRFDDLNRTSDYDPRGVYGQSKLANLLFVLELQRRLTESGSGVRALAAHPGYSATNLQSHAASPVARVFMKFGNRFLAQDDRAGALPTLYAATQELPGASYVGPDGLGEMRGAPTLVGRSTAASDPAVARRLWTASEELTGTRYPQGVGARG from the coding sequence ATGGCTACCGACGAGCAGCAGAAGTGGAACGCGACCCGCCTCCCCGACCAGACCGGCCGCACAGCGGTGGTCACGGGGGCGAACAGCGGTATCGGACTCCGGGCCGCGCAGGCCCTGGCCGGGGCGGGCGCGCATGTCGTGTTCGCCGTACGGGACCCGGAGCGCGGTGAGGCGGCGGCGAGGACCGTGAGCGGCAGCACGGAGGTCCGGCGGCTGGATCTGGCGGACCTGTCGTCGGTGCGGGAGTTCGCGGCGGGATGGGACCGTCCGCTGGATCTGCTGATCAACAACGCGGGCGTGATGATGGTCCCGCAGCAGCGGACGGCGGACGGCTTCGAGATGCAGTTCGGCACGAACCATCTGGGCCACTTCGCGCTGACGAACCTGCTGTTGCCGTATGTCACCGACCGGGTCGTGACGGTGTCCTCGGGTGCGCACCGCTGGGGCGACCAGCGGATCCGTTTCGACGACCTGAACAGGACGTCGGACTACGACCCGAGGGGTGTCTACGGCCAGTCGAAGCTGGCGAACCTGCTGTTCGTGCTGGAACTCCAGCGGCGGCTGACGGAGTCGGGCTCCGGGGTCCGCGCCCTGGCGGCCCACCCCGGCTACTCGGCCACCAACCTCCAGAGCCACGCGGCGAGTCCGGTGGCCCGGGTGTTCATGAAGTTCGGCAACAGGTTCCTGGCGCAGGACGACCGTGCGGGCGCACTGCCCACGCTGTACGCGGCGACGCAGGAGCTGCCGGGTGCGAGTTATGTCGGGCCGGACGGGCTCGGCGAGATGAGGGGTGCGCCGACCCTGGTGGGCCGGAGCACGGCCGCGAGCGACCCCGCCGTCGCCCGGCGCCTGTGGACGGCGTCGGAGGAGCTGACGGGGACGCGTTATCCACAGGGTGTGGGGGCGCGGGGCTGA
- a CDS encoding alpha/beta hydrolase translates to MFDGFELTRCEGDDGVGLRVRHGGSGPAVLLLHGHPRTHATWHRVAPLLAAAGHTVVCPDLRGYGRSDKPATDPEHRPYSKRAMAGDCLAVMRRLGHERFTVVGHDRGAYVATRLALDHPGAVSAVSVLDAVPIGEALRRCDAGFAASWWHWFFLGQTDKPAERVINADPDAWYTATAEQMGAEAYEDYRHAIHDPATVHAMCEDYRAGLGVDREHDDADRRSGRRIGSPLQVLWATRDDMTDLYGDVLGVWRDWAVDRLEGGPIDSGHHMAEEAPEALAAALRTFWANAGHLTGTP, encoded by the coding sequence GTGTTCGACGGTTTCGAGCTGACGCGGTGCGAGGGCGACGACGGGGTCGGGCTGCGGGTGCGGCACGGCGGCAGCGGCCCGGCCGTGCTGCTCCTGCACGGGCACCCCCGTACGCACGCCACCTGGCACCGGGTCGCCCCACTGCTGGCCGCGGCCGGTCACACCGTCGTCTGCCCCGATCTGCGCGGCTACGGCCGGTCCGACAAGCCCGCGACCGATCCGGAACACCGTCCGTACTCCAAACGCGCCATGGCCGGCGACTGCCTCGCGGTCATGCGCCGCCTCGGACACGAGCGGTTCACGGTCGTCGGGCACGACCGGGGCGCGTACGTGGCCACCCGGCTCGCCCTCGACCACCCCGGGGCCGTGTCCGCCGTCAGCGTGCTGGACGCCGTCCCCATCGGGGAGGCCCTGCGCCGCTGCGACGCCGGTTTCGCCGCGAGCTGGTGGCACTGGTTCTTCCTCGGCCAGACGGACAAGCCCGCCGAACGCGTCATCAACGCCGACCCCGACGCCTGGTACACGGCCACCGCCGAGCAGATGGGCGCCGAGGCGTACGAGGACTACCGGCACGCGATCCACGACCCGGCCACCGTGCACGCCATGTGCGAGGACTACCGGGCCGGCCTCGGTGTCGACCGGGAGCACGACGACGCCGACCGCCGGTCCGGCCGGCGCATCGGCAGCCCGCTCCAGGTCCTGTGGGCCACCCGCGACGACATGACCGACCTGTACGGCGACGTCCTGGGCGTCTGGCGCGACTGGGCGGTCGACCGGCTGGAGGGCGGCCCGATCGACTCCGGCCACCACATGGCCGAAGAGGCACCGGAAGCACTCGCCGCCGCACTGCGCACGTTCTGGGCGAACGCCGGACACCTGACCGGAACGCCCTGA
- the pstA gene encoding phosphate ABC transporter permease PstA — translation MSTAITEKRPSTLRGASLPKWSPYAIAVGSVALGLGISAAAGLDSSIQWALMAGVLFVLGTYVISARVEGRRQAKDRVATALVWVAFLLAVIPLVSLVWSTVSRGVKVLDFYFLTHSMGLVADSEPGGGIYHAILGSLEQVGLATVIAAPIGVLTAIYLVEYGRGKLAKAVTFFVDVMTGIPSIVAGLFILSIMLMFDMQPFGFAGSLALAILMMPVVVRSTEEMLKLVPNELREASLALGIPKWRTILKVVIPTSIGGITTGIMLAIARIAGETAPVLLLVWGNSLINSNPFEGAQQSLPLYIYQQYANSAGAGAAYDRAWAASLTLIAFVMILNLVARGIARWKAPKTGR, via the coding sequence ATGAGCACCGCAATCACCGAGAAGCGCCCCAGCACCCTGCGCGGCGCCAGCCTCCCCAAGTGGTCCCCGTACGCCATCGCCGTCGGCTCCGTCGCCCTGGGCCTCGGCATCAGCGCGGCCGCGGGGCTGGACAGCAGCATCCAGTGGGCGCTGATGGCCGGGGTCCTGTTCGTCCTCGGCACGTACGTCATCTCCGCCCGCGTGGAGGGCCGCCGCCAGGCCAAGGACCGGGTCGCGACCGCGCTGGTCTGGGTCGCCTTCCTGCTCGCCGTCATCCCGCTGGTCTCCCTGGTGTGGTCGACGGTCTCGCGCGGGGTCAAGGTCCTCGACTTCTACTTCCTGACCCACTCGATGGGTCTGGTCGCCGACTCCGAGCCGGGCGGCGGTATCTACCACGCCATCCTCGGCAGCCTGGAGCAGGTCGGTCTCGCCACCGTGATCGCGGCGCCGATCGGTGTGCTCACCGCGATCTATCTGGTCGAGTACGGGCGCGGGAAGCTTGCCAAGGCCGTCACGTTCTTCGTCGATGTCATGACGGGCATCCCGTCGATCGTCGCGGGTCTGTTCATCCTCTCGATCATGCTGATGTTCGACATGCAGCCCTTCGGGTTCGCCGGCTCGCTCGCCCTGGCCATCCTGATGATGCCGGTCGTGGTCCGCTCCACGGAGGAGATGCTCAAGCTCGTCCCGAACGAGCTGCGCGAGGCGTCCCTGGCGCTCGGCATCCCGAAGTGGCGCACCATCCTGAAGGTGGTCATCCCGACCTCCATCGGCGGCATCACCACCGGCATCATGCTGGCGATCGCCCGTATCGCGGGTGAGACCGCGCCGGTGCTGCTGCTGGTCTGGGGCAACTCGCTCATCAACTCCAACCCCTTCGAGGGTGCGCAGCAGTCGTTGCCGCTGTACATCTATCAGCAGTACGCGAACAGCGCGGGAGCCGGTGCGGCGTACGACCGAGCGTGGGCGGCGTCCCTGACGCTGATCGCCTTCGTGATGATCCTCAACCTGGTGGCTCGCGGCATCGCCCGCTGGAAGGCCCCGAAGACCGGTCGCTGA
- the pstB gene encoding phosphate ABC transporter ATP-binding protein PstB — MAKRIDVSGLTAYYGSHKAIEDISMTVEPRSVTAFIGPSGCGKSTFLRTLNRMHEVTSGGRVEGKVLLDDEDLYGQGIDPVSVRREVGMVFQRPNPFPTMSIFDNVAAGLRLNGSYKKSELSEVVEKSLKGANLWNEVKDRLNKPGSGLSGGQQQRLCIARAIAVEPKVLLMDEPCSALDPISTLAIEDLIGELKERFTIVIVTHNMQQAARVSDRTAFFNLAAVGQPGKLIEIDETERIFSNPSVQATEDYISGRFG, encoded by the coding sequence ATGGCCAAGCGAATCGACGTAAGCGGGCTCACCGCCTACTACGGCTCCCACAAGGCGATCGAGGACATCTCGATGACGGTCGAGCCGCGCTCGGTGACGGCCTTCATCGGCCCCTCCGGCTGCGGCAAGTCGACCTTCCTGCGCACGCTCAACCGGATGCACGAGGTCACCTCGGGCGGCCGGGTCGAGGGCAAGGTGCTCCTCGACGACGAGGACCTGTACGGCCAGGGCATCGACCCCGTGTCCGTCCGCCGTGAGGTGGGAATGGTCTTCCAGCGCCCGAACCCGTTCCCCACGATGTCGATCTTCGACAACGTGGCGGCGGGCCTGCGCCTGAACGGCTCGTACAAGAAGAGCGAGCTGTCGGAGGTCGTCGAGAAGTCCCTCAAGGGCGCGAACCTCTGGAACGAGGTCAAGGACCGTCTGAACAAGCCGGGTTCGGGTCTCTCCGGTGGTCAGCAGCAGCGCCTGTGCATCGCCCGCGCGATCGCGGTGGAGCCCAAGGTCCTTCTCATGGACGAGCCCTGCTCGGCGCTGGACCCGATCTCGACCCTCGCCATCGAGGACCTGATCGGTGAGCTGAAGGAGCGCTTCACGATCGTCATCGTGACGCACAACATGCAGCAGGCGGCGCGTGTCTCCGACCGGACGGCCTTCTTCAACCTGGCCGCCGTCGGCCAGCCCGGCAAGCTGATCGAGATCGACGAGACGGAGCGGATCTTCTCCAACCCGTCGGTCCAGGCCACGGAGGACTACATCTCCGGCCGCTTCGGCTGA
- a CDS encoding TetR/AcrR family transcriptional regulator encodes MAPMPAEKPETRPYHHGDLRSALLAAAERTLRDKGSASLSLRELARDLGVSHAAPGRHFKDKQALLNALALVGYDRMAEALEAADEPGLPLRDRLTVLARTYLGFAIDNAELLELMYARKHEPDAAEQMAAGIDRTVGALARAVAAAQQGGEIVDGDPEQLTLVVGTALHGLASFAVTGMFTTEAAMQTVPELVHHLMYGLKPR; translated from the coding sequence ATGGCACCCATGCCAGCCGAGAAGCCCGAGACCCGCCCCTACCACCACGGAGACCTGCGCTCCGCCCTCCTCGCCGCCGCCGAGCGGACCCTGCGCGACAAGGGCAGCGCCTCCCTCTCCCTGCGTGAACTCGCCCGCGACCTCGGCGTCAGCCACGCCGCCCCCGGCCGGCACTTCAAGGACAAGCAGGCCCTGCTCAACGCCCTCGCCCTGGTCGGATACGACCGCATGGCCGAGGCCCTCGAAGCCGCCGACGAACCGGGACTCCCCCTCCGGGACCGCCTCACCGTCCTGGCCCGGACCTACCTCGGCTTCGCCATCGACAACGCCGAGCTCCTGGAGCTGATGTACGCCCGCAAGCACGAGCCCGACGCCGCCGAGCAGATGGCCGCCGGGATCGACCGCACGGTGGGCGCCCTGGCGCGGGCCGTCGCCGCCGCCCAGCAGGGCGGCGAGATCGTCGACGGCGACCCCGAGCAGCTCACCCTCGTCGTGGGCACCGCCCTCCACGGCCTCGCGTCCTTCGCCGTCACCGGCATGTTCACCACCGAGGCCGCCATGCAGACCGTGCCGGAACTGGTCCACCACCTGATGTACGGCCTCAAGCCCCGCTGA
- a CDS encoding FAD-binding oxidoreductase: protein MERRTFIGGGAAAIAAVTTAACDGGGSAGAAQSTIGQSLSSRTPAAAAANWSALARDLDGPLVRPGDADWATARQLYNTRFDSLKPAAVAYVANADDIRTIVAYTRARGIRVAIRNGGHSYAGWSSGNNRLIIDVSKLNRVRASGGTAVVGAGAKLIDVYRALTAKGVTVPGGSCPTVGVSGLTLGGGHGVVSRAYGLTCDSLSRATLITADGKELTADASTNKDLFWALRGAGNGNFGVVTELHFRTHPAPQGVTAYATWPWSRAAAVVRAWQEWGPTQPDEIWSSCHLENGGSPSVAVAAFSLGTYGELQNALDRLADRIGSPARSVTLRRHSYESAMEAYAGCSSFSTDARCHLPGSTPGRNPRGALGRETYTAHSDFFDRSLSAAGIQTLTRQIASVRGGSGSIALIALGGAVNRVSPTATAFVHRRSRMLAQYIASWKAGTTGTTARSWLTGAHDAMKPYASGAAYQNYTDPTLKDWRKAYYGDAATKLAKVKKQYDPQGFFTYPQSL, encoded by the coding sequence ATGGAACGGCGTACGTTCATCGGGGGCGGCGCGGCCGCGATCGCGGCGGTGACCACGGCCGCGTGCGACGGTGGGGGAAGCGCCGGCGCCGCGCAGAGCACCATCGGCCAGTCCCTCTCCTCCCGTACGCCCGCCGCGGCCGCCGCGAACTGGTCGGCCCTCGCCCGTGACCTGGACGGCCCTCTGGTCCGCCCCGGCGACGCCGACTGGGCGACGGCCCGGCAGCTCTACAACACCCGCTTCGACTCGCTGAAGCCCGCGGCCGTCGCGTACGTGGCGAACGCGGACGATATCCGCACCATTGTCGCTTATACCCGCGCTCGCGGCATCCGGGTGGCGATCCGCAACGGCGGCCACTCCTACGCCGGCTGGTCCTCGGGAAACAACAGGCTGATCATCGATGTCTCCAAGCTGAACCGCGTCCGCGCCTCGGGCGGCACCGCGGTGGTCGGCGCCGGCGCCAAGCTGATCGACGTCTACCGGGCCCTCACCGCCAAGGGCGTGACCGTCCCGGGGGGCTCGTGCCCGACGGTCGGCGTCTCCGGTCTCACCCTGGGCGGCGGTCACGGCGTGGTCTCCCGGGCCTACGGACTGACCTGCGACAGCCTCAGCCGGGCGACGCTGATCACGGCCGACGGCAAGGAGCTGACCGCCGACGCGTCCACCAACAAGGACCTCTTCTGGGCGCTGCGCGGCGCCGGCAACGGCAACTTCGGCGTGGTGACCGAACTGCACTTCAGGACCCACCCCGCCCCGCAGGGCGTGACCGCGTACGCGACCTGGCCGTGGTCCAGGGCGGCCGCCGTGGTGAGGGCATGGCAGGAGTGGGGCCCCACCCAGCCCGACGAGATCTGGTCCTCCTGCCACCTGGAGAACGGCGGCTCGCCCTCCGTGGCGGTCGCGGCGTTCTCCCTGGGCACCTACGGCGAGCTTCAGAACGCGCTCGACCGCCTGGCCGACAGGATCGGCTCACCGGCCCGCAGCGTGACGCTCAGGCGGCACTCCTACGAGAGCGCGATGGAGGCGTACGCGGGCTGCTCGTCGTTCTCCACGGACGCCAGGTGCCATCTGCCCGGCTCCACCCCGGGCCGCAACCCGCGGGGGGCCCTTGGCCGCGAGACCTACACGGCGCACTCGGACTTCTTCGACCGCTCGCTCTCGGCGGCCGGCATCCAGACCCTCACGAGGCAGATCGCCTCGGTCCGGGGCGGCTCGGGCAGCATCGCCCTGATCGCCCTCGGCGGAGCGGTCAACCGCGTCTCCCCCACCGCGACGGCCTTCGTCCACCGCCGCTCCCGCATGCTGGCCCAGTACATCGCGTCCTGGAAGGCGGGAACGACGGGCACGACGGCCCGGTCCTGGCTGACGGGAGCCCACGACGCGATGAAGCCGTACGCCTCGGGCGCGGCCTACCAGAACTACACGGACCCGACGCTGAAGGACTGGCGGAAGGCGTACTACGGCGACGCGGCGACAAAGCTGGCCAAGGTGAAGAAGCAGTACGACCCGCAGGGGTTCTTCACCTACCCGCAGTCGCTGTAG